The Petrocella atlantisensis genome has a window encoding:
- a CDS encoding SoxR reducing system RseC family protein: MKQKGYVVDQKGPMLTVQIARTTACGDKCNNCSGGCEKKVINVDLINNLDVSVGNLIEIETDTRTIIKSALVVYILPLVFMFLGMILVNYMLDIIGKDPSEILMLLGGIFFLSISLFVIKAIDHKISQKGSVFRITKIM; this comes from the coding sequence TTAACTGTTCAAATAGCAAGAACAACAGCATGTGGAGATAAATGCAACAATTGTAGCGGTGGCTGTGAGAAAAAAGTGATAAATGTTGATCTTATCAATAACTTAGATGTTTCCGTGGGAAATTTGATTGAAATCGAGACGGATACAAGAACAATTATTAAGTCAGCTTTAGTTGTCTATATACTACCCCTAGTTTTTATGTTTTTAGGAATGATACTGGTTAATTATATGCTTGACATCATAGGTAAAGACCCAAGTGAAATCCTTATGCTTCTTGGTGGTATATTTTTCTTGTCAATAAGTCTGTTTGTCATCAAGGCTATTGATCATAAGATTAGTCAAAAGGGAAGTGTATTTAGAATCACAAAAATAATGTAA